The sequence below is a genomic window from Oscillatoria salina IIICB1.
TAAGCACGTACTGACAACTGTAGTTCTTCGATCGGAATTTGACGGGCTTCATTATCCTTATCATCGTCTTCTTCGTCAAGCTCTTGAATGTTGAGATCCTTAATCGGGTTAAACAAATCAACAACAATACCTGCTGCTTGCGAAAGAGCTTCATCTGGCTTTAAACTGCCATTAGTCCAGATCTCCAACGTTAGTCGATCTTTTGCTAAAGAACCATCGGCAAGTGTATCTTCGACGCTGTAATTAACCTTAGTAACAGGCATAAATACCGCATCAATTTGCAGGAAATCTAAAGATGTAGTTTCATCCCTGCCTCGATCTATGGCTCGATATCCTTGACCTTTTTCAATGCGAAACTCCATTTCCAGTTTGGCATCTTCGGAAAGAGTCGCTACATACTGGTTCTGATCGACAACTTCTATTTCTGAGGGGAGATCGAACTGAGCCGCCGTTACTGTACCGGGTCCTGTTGCCACGAGCCGACCAATTTGAGGTGTCGAGCTATAACTTTTGAAGACAATCTCTTTCATATTTAAAAGGATTTCTAAGACATCTTCTCGTACCCCTTTAATGGTCGCAAATTCGTGACTTACTCCCGCAATACGGACGGCTGTCACTGCGGCACCGTCCAGATTAGATAATAAAACCCTTCTCAAGGCGTTCCCAACTGTCGTGCCTTGACCGCGATCTAGAGGTTCTAGGACAAATTTGCTATATTGACTTTGATTCTTGTTAGTCTTGGACTCGACACACTCAATTTGAAACCCCACAGAGTGACCTCCCTTGTTCATAAAACCTCACCGTAAGTTGCAAGGGATTTTGCTGTTACCCTTGCCCAGTGAGAAGAATATTCGTGCTTTTGAGTTACGATCCTCGTTGCGCTGCGTTCGCTACGCGCTTTGCCCTTCGGCGCAGCCATCGCTACTTTCACAGAAAGAATTTTTGTTTACCTTCGCTGAACGAGCAGCTATAAGTTAATTCCAGCAAGGAGCTTGCCCTTGAATTCTTCCTGCTTCCTGCAACGATTGCTCAATTACACTCGACGCCGCTTCGGGGGGCGGCAACCGTTATGTGGTATCGGTGTTACATCGCGAATCAGGGTTATTTCTAATCCAGCAGCTTGTAAAGCTCGAATAGCGGTTTCTCTACCTGCTCCTGGACCGCTAACCATTACTTCTACTTGACGCATTCCTTGTTCAATTGCCCGACGTGCTGCACTGTCTGCTGCTGTCTGCGCGGCGAAGGGAGTACCTTTTTTTGCTCCTTTGAAGCCACTCGAACCAGAAGATGCCCAGGATATTACGTCACCTCTGGTATCGGAAATTGTGACAATTGTGTTATTAAATGTGGAGGTAATATGAGCTACTCCGTTGGGAACATTGCGTTTTTGCTTTTTTGCACCACTTTTTTTTGTTGGTCGCGCCATCTTGTTTTACTTTGAGATAGTTCAACTAATTTGAGTTACCTTAATCTGGTAGTTCTCTTTATTTATTTGCTGTCCGCTTTAAGCTATTTAGCGAAACGGAAAATTTTTCTGCTGGCTGCAATTGTGACTTGACAGATATTACTTCTGAAGTCTTTGCCTAACCTATTTCTTGGCTGCAGCTTTTTTCTTGCCAGCTACTGTCAGTCGTCTACCCCTACGGGTTCGAGCATTAGTTCTGGTTCGCTGCCCCCGCACTGGTAAACCGGAACGGTGACGGCGACCGCGATAGGTTCCTATATCAACTAAGCGCTTAATATTCATCGATTCCCAACGTCTCAAATCTCCTTCGACTTGATACTTACTCTCGATGTGCGATCGCAAAGTTGCTACTTCTTCGTCAGTTAAATCTCGTACTCTTGTATCTGGATTAATACTTGTGTTCTCCAAAATTTCTTGAGAACGAGATAAACCGATACCGTATATATAAGTCAGACCTATTTCAACACGCTTGTCACGCGGCAGGTCTACTCCACTAATCCGTGCCACTCTCTTTTCTCCCTAATCAGCGCTGTTTTCCTACTAATTTTTCTCAGCTCATCAAACTAATCATTGATTCGCTGTTTACTAGCCTTGGCGTTGCTTGTGCTTTGGGTTTTCGCAAATCACCATGACTCGACCGCGCCGTCTGATGACGCGGCATTTTTCACAAATTTTTTTTACTGAGGCTCGAACTTTCATGCTTTTTCTGGCGACGCTGCAAACATTGCATTATATCAGTTTTTGGGCGTTTATTTCTATAACTATAACTATTTACAAATTTTCAATAGCTACTCTTTAGTTATACTTATTTCTTTCTCAAACGATAAGTAATTCTTCCTTTACTCAAGTCGTAAGGAGTCAGTTCTACTTTCACTCGGTCTCCGGGCAAAATTTTGATGTAGTTGCGACGGATTTTACCAGAAATATGAGCGAGAACTTTATGTTCGTTATCTAGCTCTACGCGAAACATAGCATTAGGCAGTGATTCTGTCACCGTGCCTTCCATTTCAATTAAATCTTGTTTAGCCAAGTTTGTTAACCCTCCATTGCGAATAAGACGCGAATTTAAGTTATCTGAGTTTAGTGACTATCATTCTCGTCTTGGATTTTGTTGAGTATTTGGTTTAATATATTTTATCAAAAATTTACTAAATTCAACTAGCTACACAAAAACCCTATTATAATGATACTCGAAAAAGAAATCCAGAAAAAGGCAAACTTATTAAGTAAGTCTCGATCTGGCTAAGTATTCCTGTCGCTTACAACTAACTTTTTTCAAGAGTTATCAAGAAGCGATCGCCTCTAAGAGAGACTCAGTTACTTGTTCGGGATGGCGATCGCCGTCAATTGACTGCAACAATTGGCGCTGACGATAAAAATCGATCAAAGGTTCTGTTTGCTCGCGATAGACATCCAAACGCCGACGAATTGTTTCTTCAGTATCATCGAGACGACCTCGTTTAAGCAGTCGTTCAACCAAAACTTCATCCGGTACTTCTAAATTCAACACCCAATCGTACTTTTGACCCAAGCCTGCCAAAAGTTGTAACAAAAACTCAGCTTGAGTTACATTCCGAGGAAAGCCATCAAGAATCCATCCTTCTCGAGCATCGGATTGACTCAAACGTTCTCGAATCAAATCCAAAATCAATTCATCAGGTACAAGTTCCCCAGCATCAACATACTTTTGAGCCTTTTGTCCCAAGAGAGTATTTTCCTTAATCGCATTGCGTAGAATTTCCCCGGTTGAAATATGAGGAATTTCTAACGAACTCGCCAAACGTCCTGCCTGAGTACCCTTCCCTGCTCCCGGCGCTCCCAAAAAAATTAATCGCGTCACTCCTTCTTTTACACAGCAACCAAAAGAAGCAAAAGTAAAAAGAGCTAAGGGAAACATCTTTTTACTTTCTACTTCCTTAATGCGTGTCCTCCAAATTAATTATGTACAAAAAACATTTTTCAATTACTGCTTGACCATTCCTTCATAGCGCTGGGAGATCACGTAAGTTTGAATTTGTTTAGCTGTATCGATCGCCACACCCACCAAAATCAGTAAAGAAGTAGCACCAAAGCCTCTAAAGGTAGCGACATTAGTAGCACTTTCTACTGCGGTAGGTACTGTTGCCACAATACCCAGAAAGATTGCACCTAAAAAAGTCAAACGATTTAATACTCCCTCCAGATATTCGCTAGTAGCCTTACCAGGGCGAATTCCGGGAATACTAGACCCCATCTTTTTCAAATTTTGCGACATATCGACGGGGTTAACAATTAAAGAAGCGTAAAAGTAACTGAAGAACAGAATTAACAGCAAATAAGTCACCAAATAAGGCCAATCACCAGGTCTTAAAGCATTGGCTACTCCCACCAAAACTCGATTAACTCCTGCCAGAAAACCTGTACTTTCTTCAGGACTAATAAATCTAGCGAGAGATGAAGGTATAATCAAGACTGCTGAGGCGAAAATAATCGGCATCACACCACCTTGATTAAGACGCAAGGGCAAATAAGCAGTCCTTTCGCGATAAAGACGACGCCCTACTTGACGACGAGCAGAAATAATCGGGATGCGGCGAGTTCCTTCTTGGACGAAAACGATGCCGACAATCATCACTAAGAAAACCAAGAGCAAGATTACCACTTGAGCTACGGTTTCTCTACCCCCTTGTTGAGCAAACTCAATGGTCTGACCTAGAGTTCTTGGTAAAACTGCGGCGATGTTGACGAAAATTAGTAACGAAGCACCGTTACCAATTCCTCGCTCAGTAATCAACTCTGATATCCACATCACGAACATCGAGCCAGCAGTTAGTGCTAAAACTGTTTCAATCACAAACCAGAGTCCGGGATTAACCGCAAAAGGTCTGAGTAAACCGACTGTAATCGCCGTACTTTGAATAATTGCCCAGCCTAGTGCAACATAGCGAGTAATCTGAGAAATTTTTCTCCGTCCCGCTTCTCCTTCATTTTTCTGCAAATTTTCTAAGGCGGGAATTGCAGCAGTGAGAAGCTGCATGATGATTGAAGCATTAATGTAAGGTAAAATGCCCAGAGCAAAAATACCCAAGGCAGAAAGACCGCCTCCTGTAAAAATGTCCAATAATCCGGTAATCGGACTATTCTGAAGCTGTTCGGCAAACCTAGTGCGGTCAATTCCTGGTACGGGTATAAAAACGCCGAACCTGACTAAAATTATCAAACCAACGGTGACAAGCAGCCGACCTCGAAGCCCGGCAGCTTGTGCCATTTGCATAAAAGTTTCTTGAGCCGTTGGTGTTTTTTCTCGACTAACTACCATAAAGGGCTACCTCTAGAAAGTTGGCAGGGAGCGTAAGTTGCGAGGTTTTCCCCATCAAACTGCAACTTCCTCAATTGGAACTTGAGGAGCGAATTGCACCGAACCTTGTCCGTACCTAATGGTTAGATAATTATCCATAGGTAAACCGAGGTTCGAGCCGATCGCGTCCTAAGCGATCGCTTCGCAACTGCCACCAGCAGCCTCTATTTTTTTGCGGGCGCCAGCAGTAAAAGCCGCAGCTTTTACCTGAAGGGGAACGTTTAATTCTCCATCGCCGAGAATTTTCAACGGTCCATCATTGCTGGTAACGATACCCCTTTCCATCAAAGAGGCGAGGGTTACTTCTGTGTTGGCAGGCAGCGATGCTAACTTACTTACATTAATCGTAGTGTAACGGCGTTTGTTAACTACAGTAAAGTGTTTTAATTTAGGAATCCGGCGATACAGAGGCATTTGTCCGCCTTCAAAGCCTGGTTTGGTTCCGGTACCTGAGCGAGATTTTTGTCCCCGCATACCTTTACCACAACTAGCGCCTTGTCCGGCAGAAATCCCGCGCCCAACGCGGCGAGGGCGCTGTTTTGAGCCTTCTTTTGGTCCAATATTATTAAGTCTCATAATTTTCTTCCCATCTGCACAATATTTGCAGGCAAAAAAGTTTCTCCTAAGCGTAAAGCTTTTCGACCGAAACTCCTCTTTCTTCTGCTACTTCGGAAAAAGTACGGATACTTTCTAAAGCATCAATTGCTGCTCTAGCGTTATTTAAAGGATTATTAGAACCTAGTTGTTTGGCGAGAATGTTTTGCACTCCCGCAAGTTCTAAAACTGTCCTCACTGCACCCCCGGCAATTACACCTGTACCTGGGGCTGCGGGTCGCATCATTACCTTTGCTCCTCCGGAAACCCCACTTGTGGGATGAGAAATCGAGTTCGCTTTGGTGAGGGCAATATCGATCAGTTGTTTTTTGCCATCAGCAACACCTTTGCGGACAGCACCAATTACATCACTAGCTTTACCCACACCTACGCCTACTTGACCTTTTTCATTGCCAACGACGACGATCGCGCGGAAGCTAAGTTTTTTACCGCCTTTAACAACTTTACTAACGCGGCGGATTTGAATCACCCGCTCTTGCCAATTAGTTTCTTTTTCTTTAGCGCGGCTACTTTTGCGACGTTTTGCCATAATTAAATTCCTTTTTCTGACAATCCATAACTAAACTTAAAGTAAAGATAGATTAAAAATCTAATCCTGCTTCACGGGCAGCTTCAGCTAGAGCTTTAACCCGACCATGATAAATGTTACCGCCGCGATCGAAAACTACTTTTTTAATTCCTTGGGAGAGCGATCGCTCGGCGACTAATTTCCCCACTGCCGAAGATGCTTCACAAGTAGCGGCTGATTCCAATTGCGCTCTCAACTCTGTATCCAAAGTTGAGGCTGCTGCTAAGGTATGTTGCTTGGTATCGTCAATCACCTGAGCATAAATGTGCTGATTAGAGCGGAAAACAGATAATCTGGGGCGCTCTGACGTACCATTTACTTTTTTGCGTAACCGCCGATGACGGCGCTGAACTAATTCTTTGCGAGTTAACTTCATTTTTACTTCTTACCTGCCTTACCAGCTTTACGTCTCACCATTTCGCCTGCATAGCGAATACCTTTACCTTTATAGGGTTCTGGAGGACGAACGCCACGAATTTTCGCGGCGACGTTACCAACCACTTCTTTATTAAACCCAGTTACAATTACTTCCGTATTTTTTTCTACTGCCACGGAAACGCCTTCGGGCATTTCTATTTCTACGGGATGACTATAACCCACAGTTAGGATCAGTTTTTTCCCCTGTGCCTGCGCCCGATAACCGACACCTTGGATTTGCAATCGTTTCTCAAATCCTTTGGAAACACCTTCAACCATGTTATTTACCAAGGTGCGGGATAAGCCGTGACGCTGGCGAGCAACTCTCGAATCATCCCGTCGCAAAACCCGCAGGGTTTTATCTTCTTGCTCTACTTTAACTTGAGGTGGCAGCACCCGCTCTAATTGACCCTTCGGTCCTTTAACCGCGACTTTTTGCCCATCGATTTCCACGCTTACTTGATCGGGAATTTCAATCGGACGCTTGCCGATACGAGACATAATTAACTACTCCTTTGTTATTTGTTGTTTGCCATTAGTTCCTCTCAGTTACTGTTATTTTTTTAGTAACTAATGACTAATAACTACCAGACATAGCAAAGTACCTCGCCACCGATGCCCTTGCGTCTGGCTTCCCGGTCTGTCATGATGCCACTAGATGTAGAAATAATTGCAATCCCAATTCCACCTAAGACACGAGGCAATTCTTTGCGGTTCGAGTAAACTCGCAATCCCGGTTTACTGATTCGCTTGAGTTTTTTGATAATTGGTTGGCGGTTATTTCCCTTATATTTTAGGTAAATAACTAAATTCTTTTTAATTCCTTCGCCAACTTCTTCAAAATCACTAATAAAGCCTTCGTCTTTAAGAACTTGGGCAATGCTGCGCGTCATTTTTGTGGACGCTACTTCTGTAGTTAAGTGTCTCACCAAACAAGCATTGCGTATGCGGGTGAGCATATCGGAGATTGTGTCGTTCGACGCCATTATTGCCTTTTTTCCTTCCTAAATAATCAATAACTAACTACCTCGAAACGGCATTCCCATTTCTTTGAGTAACGCCCGACCTTCTTCATCAGTATTGGCAGTAGTAATAATGGAAACATCCATACCGCGAATTTGATCGATACTGTCGTAATCTATTTCGGGAAAAATGAGTTGTTCTCTAATGCCAAGGCTATAGTTTCCATGTCCATCAAAGCTTTTCGGGCTAACGCCACGAAAGTCTCTAATTCGAGGCAAAGCTAAATTAATCAATCTATCGAGAAAAGCGTACATCCTGTCAGAGCGTAAAGTAACCATTACACCTACAGGCATCCCTTTACGAATTTTGAAACCAGCGATCGCTTTTTTAGCTCTGGTAACGACTGGTTTTTGTCCGGTAATTGTTGCTAGTTCGCTCAGTGATGATTCTAGAGCTTTAGCGTTTTGATGTGCTTCCCCTAAGCCTCGATTAACTGTGACTTTGACCACTTTAGGAACTTGGTGAATGTTCGTGTAACCAAATTCTTCTTTCAGCTTGGGAACAATAATTTCTTGGTAAGTTTGTTTGAGTTTTTGTGTCATGATTCCTACTGCTTTTCCCTGGGCTTGGTCAGGGAACTAGGGTTGAGAATTATCCCCAGGTGAACTAATTGTATTTTAGTCAATTATTTCGCCTGTTTTTTTGAGCATTCTTACTTTCCGACCGTCTTCGGTAAAGGTATAGCTAATGCGACTAGCAACACCTTCTTTGTCGGAATAAAGCATCACATTAGAACTGTGAATTGGTGCCTCAAAGGTAATAATTTGACCTGTTTCTCCTTCTTGACGAGGTTTCACGTGCTTAGTTTTGACGTTGACTCCTTCGACGACTACTTTGCTGGTTTTTGGTATTGCCCGCTTAATTATGCCGACTTTACCTTTATCTCGACCAGCAATTACTTGCACTCGGTCGCCTGTTTTAACGTGCATTTTGTAGCGTTTGGGTTGTTGCTTTTTCTTGGTTGCCATTAGATGACCTCCGGTGCGAGGGAAACAATTTTAGTAAAATTTTTATCGCGCAGTTCCCGCGCTACAGGACCGAAAACCCGCGTTCCACGAGGATTGCCGTCGGCATTAATAATCACCGCAGCATTGTCATCAAAGCGAATGCTCATACCACTTTCGCGGCGCAAACTTTGACGAGTACGGACGATGACTGCTCGCACCACATCTGATTTTTTTACTCCCATATTGGGAATAGCGTCTTTGACGACGGCGATAATCACATCGCCAATACCGCCATAACGACGGTTGCTCGATCCTAAAACGCGCAGGCACATTATTTTGCGAGCGCCACTGTTATCAGCAACGTTTAGGTAAGACTCTTGTTGAATCATTTCCGTAAGTAAGCTTTGTAGGGGTGATTTATTTTTTTGGTTCTCAGTAAATTACTGGCATCGCGATCGCCAATTTTAAGTTTGAGAACTACTACTAATAATTTCTGTAACTGTCCACCTTTTGGTGCGGCTCAAGGGTCGAGTTTCGCGAATGCGGACGCGATCGCCTTCTCGACATTTATTTTCTTCGTCGTGTGCTTTATATCTTTTGGTATTGACGACGATTTTGCCGTATTTTGGGTGAGGAGAGCGGTTTTCGATGGCAACAACGACGGTTTTATTCATTTTGTCGCTGACTACAAATCCCACTCGTTCTTTTGCTGGCATTTGCTTTTACTCCTCTTCTGGTGCTGTGGATGCTGGGGACTCTTGAGTTGTCGTTGATTTTGCTGACGACTCTTGTTCGGCTGCTTTTTGCCGCTCGGTTTCTACAGTTAGTAGTTGAGCAAGGCGATGCCGTTTGTGCTTGAACTGGTGAGTTTTTTCTAATCTGCCAGTCCCCTTCAGCAGTCGCAGTTCAAACAATTCCCGTTTCACGGCAATAATATTTTCCGCTAATTCGGTATCGCTTAATTGTCTGACTTCTTCTATCTTCGGCAGAGGCATAATTTTTTCGACTCAGTAACTTTGAATTCTGGAACTGAAAACTGAGAATTCCTGGATTTAAAGGTACTCGTCTTCACGAGTAATAAACTTAGTTTTAATTGGTAGCTTTTGCGCTGCTAAACGCATTGCTTCGCGGGCTACTTCTTCAGGAACTCCAGCAATTTCAAACATAATTCGTCCGGGCTTTACTACGGCTACCCAATATTCGGGAGAACCTTTACCGGAACCCATCCGGGTTTCAGCAGGGCGCATAGTGACTGGTTTGTCTGGGAAAACGCGAATCCAAATTTTCCCACCGCGACGAATATAACGAGTCATGGCTCGACGTGCGGCTTCGATTTGGCGAGAGGTAATCCAACTTGGTTCGGTAGCTTGTAAGGCGAAGTCACCAAAGTTGATTGTGCTACCTCGATGTGCTAGCCCTCTCATCCGTCCGCGTTGTTGTTTGCGGAATTTAGTTCTTCTGGGACTTAACATGATTTGTCGTTTGTTGTTTGTTGTACGAGAAGAAGCTGCTTGGCGTGCTTCTACATTGGTTGTGAAAGATTACCGCTTCACGAACAAATCATCAAAATATGACTATTCAGAACGGTCTTCAAACTGCTGACGACGGCGTTGACGACGGGGAGTTGGTGTTTGGGGTGGAGGTGGTAATTCTTCTTGACCGGGAATAATTTCCCCTTTGAAAATCCAAACTTTCACTCCCAAGATTCCGTAAATGGTTCGGGCGGTGCGATAAGCGTAGTCAATATCGGCGCGTAAGGTGTGTAAAGGTACTCGACCTTCGCGAGTCCACTCTGTACGAGCAATTTCTGCTCCGTTTAAACGACCGCTAACTTGAACTTTGATTCCTTGTACTTCGGCTTTTTGAGCGCGTTGAATTGCTTGACGCACGACTCTCCGGAAGGAAACCCGCCTTTCTAGCTGTTGGGCGATATATTCAGCAATTAAGGCTGCATCAGCATCTACTCTGGCTACTTCGATAACGTTGATTCGGATTTGGCGAGAACCTCCTAAAAGTTCTTGTAAGCCAGTCCGTAGAGATTCAATGCCGCTACCTCCACGCCCAACGACTACACCTGGTCGAGCGGTATAAATTTCTAGGTCAATTTGATCGGCTTTGCGTTCAATTCTGACTTGAGAAATTCCGGCGTTATTTAGGTTTCTATCGACGTACTGCCGAATTTGGTGGTCTTCTTGTAAGAGTTCCGGATAGCGTTTGGTGTCGGCATACCAACGAGATAAATGTTCTTTGGTGATGCCAAGCCGAAACCCGATTGGATGAATTTTCTGTCCCATAAACTTTTTTATTCTTCCTCTGCTTCGGGAGCAACTGCGACGGTGATATGACAGGTGGGTTTGCGAATTTGATATGCCCGACCTTGCGCCCTAGCACGATAGCGTCTTAAACTGGGTCCTCGATCTGCAAAAGCTTTACTAACTACCAATGTAGTTGGCTCTAGCCCTTCGTTATGCTCGGCGTTTGCCACAGCAGAACGCAATACTTTCAGGATTGGTTCACAAGCTCGATAGGGCATGAATTCTAAGAGAATTAATGCTTCCCGATAGGAACGACCGCGAATTTGATCGAGAACTCGTCTGACTTTGTCTGGTGACATCCGCACGTAGCGGGCGATCGCTTTTACTTCTGCTGTAGTATCTATTACCATTGTTTTCTCCTGTTCGTGTCAGAGCGTCATTTGGGTTTGGTAATGAGCGCTTGACGAGCAAGCTGCGATCGCCGCTTAGCGCCGACCTGCTTTTTTATCGCTTTTTGCGTGTCCGCGAAAGGTTCGCGTGGGGGCAAATTCCCCTAGTTTGTGTCCGACCATTTGTTCGCTGATGAAAATTGGTACGTGCTGGCGACCGTTGTGTACCGCGATCGTATGACCGATCATCTGGGGCAAAATGGTTGATGCTCTTGACCAAGTTTTAATTACTTGTTTTTCACCTTTGGCGTTGAGCTTTTCAATTTTTGACAGCAAGCTGTCGGCAATAAACGGACCTTTTTTTAAGGAACGACTCATATTTTCTACTCGAAATCAATACAATTAGCACGTAACTAAGCATGAAGTATTTTTGATTGAAAAACACTTTGTCTTTACTGCATATATTCTTTACTTTGTCAAGAATTAGCTAGTTTATTTTTTACTTCAAGCTTCAGTTTGCTTAACCTCTACCCTTACCTCTGCTGCGACGACGCTCGATTAAGGCATCGCTGCGTTTCTTCGACTTACGGGTTTTTGCACCCAAAGTCGGTTTACCCCAAGGTGTTACCGGACTACTTCTACCAATGGGAGCGCGTCCTTCACCACCACCATGAGGGTGATCGACTGGGTTCATCGCACTTCCCCTTACTTGAGGTCTGCGTCCCAAATGTCTTGTTTTACCTGCTTTTCCTAAACTGATGTTTCGGTCATCAACATTGCCTACTTGTCCAATCGTGGCGTAGCATTCTTTCCGAACTTTACGCACTTCTTTAGAAGGCAATTTGAGCGTGACGTAATCTCCTTCTTTGGCTACCACTTGAGCCGCAGTACCAGCCGCACGCACAATCTGTCCGCCTCGTCCAGCAACTAGCTCGATATTGTGAACGTCAGTACCTAAAGGAATCTTACTCAAAGGCAAAGCATTGCCAATTTCAAAAGGAGATTCTTCTCCAGCCACAACTGTTGCACCAACCTGCAATTTTGCCGGACAGATAATATATCTTTTTTCCCCATCTTCATAAAAGAGGAGAGCAATTCTTGCATTCCGGTTGGGATCGTACTCGATCGCGGCTACTTTTGCGGGAATATTATGCTTATCCCGACGAAAATCTATCTGACGATAGAGGCGCTTATGTCCGCCACCCCTACGTCTACTGGTAATTACACCC
It includes:
- the rplP gene encoding 50S ribosomal protein L16 — its product is MLSPRRTKFRKQQRGRMRGLAHRGSTINFGDFALQATEPSWITSRQIEAARRAMTRYIRRGGKIWIRVFPDKPVTMRPAETRMGSGKGSPEYWVAVVKPGRIMFEIAGVPEEVAREAMRLAAQKLPIKTKFITREDEYL
- the rpsC gene encoding 30S ribosomal protein S3; this encodes MGQKIHPIGFRLGITKEHLSRWYADTKRYPELLQEDHQIRQYVDRNLNNAGISQVRIERKADQIDLEIYTARPGVVVGRGGSGIESLRTGLQELLGGSRQIRINVIEVARVDADAALIAEYIAQQLERRVSFRRVVRQAIQRAQKAEVQGIKVQVSGRLNGAEIARTEWTREGRVPLHTLRADIDYAYRTARTIYGILGVKVWIFKGEIIPGQEELPPPPQTPTPRRQRRRQQFEDRSE
- the rplV gene encoding 50S ribosomal protein L22, whose protein sequence is MVIDTTAEVKAIARYVRMSPDKVRRVLDQIRGRSYREALILLEFMPYRACEPILKVLRSAVANAEHNEGLEPTTLVVSKAFADRGPSLRRYRARAQGRAYQIRKPTCHITVAVAPEAEEE
- the rpsS gene encoding 30S ribosomal protein S19, with amino-acid sequence MSRSLKKGPFIADSLLSKIEKLNAKGEKQVIKTWSRASTILPQMIGHTIAVHNGRQHVPIFISEQMVGHKLGEFAPTRTFRGHAKSDKKAGRR
- the rplB gene encoding 50S ribosomal protein L2, whose translation is MGLRSFRPYTPGTRQATISDFSEVTKSEPEKSLTKYKHRKKGRNNRGVITSRRRGGGHKRLYRQIDFRRDKHNIPAKVAAIEYDPNRNARIALLFYEDGEKRYIICPAKLQVGATVVAGEESPFEIGNALPLSKIPLGTDVHNIELVAGRGGQIVRAAGTAAQVVAKEGDYVTLKLPSKEVRKVRKECYATIGQVGNVDDRNISLGKAGKTRHLGRRPQVRGSAMNPVDHPHGGGEGRAPIGRSSPVTPWGKPTLGAKTRKSKKRSDALIERRRSRGKGRG